The Tursiops truncatus isolate mTurTru1 chromosome 16, mTurTru1.mat.Y, whole genome shotgun sequence genome contains the following window.
GAAGCAAAGACTCAAACAGTGCATGGAGTGGACTCCAAGTACTCTGAGTGCCCatgcctcccccgccccctttaTAGGTTGTAAATCTCTCCCTTCTTTTGGGGAAGCTGCTGATCACCACCTCACACTCCCAGCACCAAGTGGAGGAACTAATCACAGAATACCCCAACCGCAGTAATTTCCTAGGGGCAAGGACCAGACTCAAGCTGGGCTAATCAAaatacccccaccccacctggccATAGTGACTGGCTCAAGAGTGGGCAAAAGTCCTTCCCTGGGATTCTCTCAACTGGATCTGGGAGAAAGCTCTTTCCTCTCTGATGGCAAAGCTGAGAAGATGTGAGCCCAGAGCCGCCAACAGCCATATACCTCACATGTGGAAGAAGCCAATCTGCAACAGGAGAATGAAGTCAACAtgcagagaaaaacagacaagaagACAAGAGAATTCTGATGGTATTCAAGTCTCTGGTCCCAGTCCCTAAGATACCAAAgctgttttggttttcttctcattAATTTGGTTATAATAATCCCTTTAATTCTGGGAGTTATCCAAGATTCTTCATAAAAGCTCCCATTTTCCTCAACCAAATTCAAGATAAGTTTCCATCATTTGCCACAGAGGAGTCTTGATTAATGCAGGGACAACTTCAGTAATACCAACGTGAGTCACTGGTACTTAGTAGGTGATCTGAAAATGGTAAGGAGGGAAGAGACAAAGGGAAGAAATGGAGGGAGGGGAGCGTGGGTTAGAGCGGTGGCAGCAGCAAGGAAAGGACAGAACAGAGGTCCTGTGCGGTGAGCAGAAACCGATTAATCAGAGGTAGAGAATGAGTGAAAGACGCTGGCCCTCAGACATCAAGCCCAGGGAATCATGAGAACCTTCGTCTGAACTGAAAGAGGGCCATCAGGAGGAGGAGCCAGTGAAGGCGGAGGAGGagacagtgtttgtttttcctacTCCAATGCTGTGAGAGTCCCTTTGGGGTAGGGACTGCAactccctcctctgtgcccagTCCTATCCCAACCACCCCAGTTAGACTCCCGAGCAGTGTACCTGGAACATAGTCGGTGGGACTCAATGAATGTTAGTTGAACGATTCGAGAAGAATGGCCGGCCAAAGCTGGACTCTTAGGGAATGGCCACAACTAGCAGAAAGGTAAAGAAGCAAGTAAAGGATACAGAGTTGATGTGGTCAGAAAAGTCAATCAACCTATATCTTACATTATAACATATctacatttacaaaatatttacattttacaaacaTCAGAGGAGAGGTTCAAGAAGGAAGTACTGGTTAGGTATCAAATGtaagaaagcaaagaggatgaCAGAGAAAAGGCTGAATTTGGCAGTTAGGTCATAACTCTAGGCCCATAACTTAGAGATGAAAAGGCTGAGAAGCTACAGAATTAATAATGGAGTATTAAGGAAttactaattcattcattcaaacctctgagcacctactgtgtgccaggtactatatGAGTTGCTTGGTTAGATAGCTACTGTTTTGTGAGGTTCAGATGTGAAAGGACAGAAACCTAATAGCAGTTACTGGGTACTCTAGAGTCAGGCGGGGGTCTCTTAAGGATAGGGGAGACCTAAGCATCATTTGCAGGGTGAGAAGGAACTtaggaaaatggaaggaaagaaaagtggcAAGCAAGAGAGACAAGCTCAGGAGATGATATCCAAGTGAAGGGATTAGAtttagaaaaagggaaagagtTCAAAACGaaggaaatggaagaataaatggaGGCAAATATATACAAGGTGAGTGGGCCGCAGAGTGAGAGCACCCTAATCATGCCACACTGTCTAAGAGGTTAAGGGAAGATGAGTCATTTAGAGTGAACTTAGGGGTGAAATGAGGAACTTACTAGCACCACCACTCACATGCTCAGCCAACTTTTAATGGCAGCTATTCAAAATTATCCATTAAGTATCTGAAATTCTCATTCttctattattatatataaaggaCTTCAATGTGGACATGGCTCACCAACCTTGTGACAGATTCTAGGATAGACTTGACTTTAGATAGTCCTTCTTTACCAAAATACACCACTGTGAGATGAATTCTCTTGTCCTGATGAATACATACATCCCTaacagaattgaaaaataaagttcattCAGGAAAATATACAAGGCACTACTCATTCAGAAAGCAATCACATGAAGctttaacaagaaaacaaatgaagcaTTACTCATTTAGAATGTAATCACACAAAGctttaagtaaatataaaactggCAATATTGCTGAATTTTGccatatttcaaaacatttttggaaCTTTTGCTTTGGTATTGCCTTCAGAAGCAAATTATAAGCTACTCAAGGAAATAAGTTCAATCAgttcaaaaccaaataaataaataactcaagTTTGGGGTCAAGAGTTACTTTGTCTTCAGATTGGCTAATTAGAGAAATTATACTTATCATCAAGGAGTAAATATTTGTCATGATTGAGATTAGTAACTGTAAAGAATAATGTAGCATCTGAAGGTAATTCCaaaaaaggcaattaaaaaatgctttaggaAATCAGATCTCAAGCGAGCAATTTCAAAAACGTAAAACTCATTTGGAAGCATGACTTCTAGATATTCTGCAACAGAACTGTGTTAACTTTTACATCCAACAACTTCAATGAGAACAAAGATTGGGACTACAAAGAATTAAAACTATcatattaaagtattaaaaacatGACAATtgttcaattaaaacaaaaaagtaaaactttcctCAAATCGTTACCCTAATATGTAGTTGTTAACTTTTTAACacttcagcatttaaaaatatccaaatttaatgattaagaaaaagaaaaaaattcttttaaaaactgctacAGTTTCTGCTTCCCAAGACGGAAAAACATTCTCCCACGTTTACttgaatatttgtatttctaaaatttctttcaattttgaaattcaaattgtTCTCAGGGAATTTTCTGGGGAGATAGTAATGCTCTATATCTTAACTGGAGAGGCAGTTACAtgggtgtatacatttgtcaaaagtcaTGAAACCTCTATCCTTGGAATATGTcgattttattgtatgtaagttACAcgtcaataactttatttttaaaaattcaacttgtCCTAAAATGAATTCAAACACAATTATAAAGGTAATCAAATTTAGTTTCTAATAGTTGTCACCCTCAATTTACTTCACAGTTCAAGTTGTCAGTAACACAATATACTATACATGCcttaagaaaaaagggaatatCAAAACATAAAGTTCCCTAAAGCCAAAAAAATTGTTCTGTAATTCTAAGTAATCATACTCAGTGaaggtaaattaaataaaatggcatgaaatgtgctttttttttttttaggagtgcTCAGTCAAATCACTAAGCCCCGGGAGTTACCTGAAGTTCTGCATAAACTGTGCAAATGCTTCAGTTCTTTCAGCAAGCGGCACAATGATATTAATAATTGATCTAGTAATGTCAATCATCTCGCTCTTCACTTTCATGAGAGGTCCAAAAGGGCGGAAGAGAGTCACGTGTCTATATTCCGTAAGGTCTGCTTTCTTAAAAAAGAGTTCATACAGTGTGCCCTTATCTCTCTCAGTGCGATAATAACCTAAAGGAAAGAGTTAGGAACAAAGATGTCTCCATGTCAAAGTTTACAAGTTCAATATGACTATTGATTTTACTCAAAGATCAAAAGTGTGATACCAAACTTGTAgggtttttatatatttgtgaaaatgTCATCCCCATAGTATAGTCAACAACAACTGTTTCTTTAAAaggagaggttaaaaaaatgttCACCACTCTGCTATATTATTCAACCCATAAAATATGCTCCAAATGACAATGATTCCTTTTCATATATGACTTTAATAGCAGAGCCTATCAACACAGAAaccaaatgatgaaaataaagaaattacttCTAGCAATATTAAATTCTAGACCTGACAGTCAAATCATCTATTACTTGGTTCAGCTTAACAAAAATGAATTGAGTGCATTTGCGTCAGGCACTGATGGTATAAAGAAGGCTACATGGTCCCAGTTTTTTGGAAGGGTCAGTCTagtgaggaagacagaaaaataaagaaataacaatatagtgatatacacatgcaaacacacaagACTCTGGATAgaatgaagtcagacaaagaaaaatcagtatAAATTTAAACATGGTGATATGAGACACCTTTGGGAATAAAGTATGGAAGTCTATTGGGCAATCTGGTTTTTAAGTGTGACACTCAGGGGAGAGGTTAGACCTATAGATGTGTGAGTCAGTCAATATCTGGAAATAAAATGGTAAACCAGATTGACTGGTCCCACTCCTCCTGAGGCTTACAGTGTATCAGGAACTACAAATCAGGAAGTGGGAAATGCCATATACTATGACAAGTGCTGTGAGATGGGACACAGGGTAGAAGAAGTACTGCTGTCTTAAACTTGCAGGTTGGAGATCACCTCGAAGAAGAAGTGACATCGAAGCTGAAGTCTGGTAGAGAAACAGGAGTTACTAAATCATTgtcagtaattatttttttgatgAGGGAAGCAGCACAGTGGAGGAAAAGCAAGGGACAAAATGTGTTCCATGCAGAGAAAAATCCTGTAAGTGACAGAATCCGAGGAGAGTTATAAGAAAAGCAGAAGCTGCGGAATATAAAACTGGCATAGGTTCCTTCCTTTTTAGGCAGACATGAAGACATTTTACATATCTTAGTTATATTATTTCCTCTGCAGCTTTCAATTCTGCCATAAGCTACAAACATACACAGTGAAAAGACAAAAAGCTGAGCTTTCAGAAAAATTACAAGCGTTTTGAAAGAAACAACCCATCAAAAATTGCAGGAAGTGACAGGGGAAAAGAGGTGGCTATAGGGAGAAGACAGTAAATGCCACAGAAAAGCACAAGGCCCTCCCTGATGGCCTCCAAAGGCTCAAggtattatattatattacagCAAGTGATACCCATGATGATTtagggtcaaaaaaaaaaaaacactacacgTGGTATACTGTTTACAGAATCGAGCAAAGAGATCTTTCAAGACATATTTGTATCCAAAATGGTTTTAAGTCTACAATTAAATATCTAGCAGGGGTTATTAAGATGGAGATGGGTTGGGATTTATAATTATTCCTGTTTATATTAATcaacaaatttcttaaatttatacaagTGTTCCTCAACTTTTGAGTCACGTCCCATTTTGACATATAAAAATCCTATGCCCTTTCTGCAGCCTGTATTAGGAAAATaggtttatttctttacttttccaaATGCCAAATATGCTTTTCAAAACTATGTATGCCTCTTGATGTTCTGACATGTGTTTCTCCTCCACTCAAAATATAGAACAATTACTAATCTAAAtcaggttctttttctttcctttagcaaATGGTTTTCAAATCTTGAGCCTTagttcacatattttaaaaaatataaaaaacaaacgtCAAGACCAGTTAAGACATGAATGCAAATACATATACGTGCAAATACATATACAATCCTAAGAGCCCTTCAACTTGGGGAGTATTTTGCTATATAAACTTAGATTTATTCTATTTCCCTGctccttattttctattttatcatgATCACATTATAACTTTTTCTAAAAAAGCCACTTCAAATTCTTGGTGGAATTTAGTgggtaaaaatttaaatgttttaatactgTGGATAATGACTGACATATTACCAGCATACAATAACAGAATTTTGTCATACTAACGTAACTATGGACCGACACTGTTTTCACATTACCTTCTATGAAGTCATTTTCATTAAATACCAGTTTTTCTCCAAGGGGACCATCCTCATCTTCCTGTTCATCGTCTTCATCAGGATTATTAATGACCTCCAAGCCAGCTTCAATAACTTCTATCAATTCATCTCGCTTATCTTTTCTAACTGGTTTTTCCTCAGGATGGCGAGTGAGACCCATTTCCAACTGGAATACTTTCATTAAGGTAAAACTTTCAAAGGGAATGACTCCATACTCACTAGGTAGTTTGGCTCCTATGCTAACTTCAGCTTTGTCAATTTGTGAATGAAGAAACTCTAAAAGATCACTAGGTGCTTGCTCTTTGTTGCCTTGATAGCCTATGCCATTAGCCCCtacattctttctctcttgcAGTGATCTCATCTTCTCACTCATTTCTTGCAATTCTTGTTTTAATTGGGCAATCTGGCGTTTCAGACTGGTTGCTCTGGTTTGATAATGTTCTTCCTGCTCCTGTAGGAGGGCTTGATAATACTCTTTACCATAATTTTCCCCAACGATACCGGGAAGAGATGCATTTCCATCAGTCTGGGGGGCACATTCCAGAAggtacaaaaataatattaaactgCAGAGTAAAGCGAGACCCAACAGTAGCCAGTGGGTCCGGGTCTGAAGAATCAATCCTCTTCTAGGCATTCTTATTAATGTGGACTTGCCTAATGAGATGTGCTCTTTGCTTGTTCATACCTTTTGCGAAAggttataaaaaagtaaaaacaaaatcaggatTTCCATAAAAGGTAACAAAATGAATTTGGCTGTAgcttaaaaaatttcttccttcagcAGTGAATTCTACTTGCAGAAATAATGCATATTTCCTATATTGTTACCATGATATCCAGAATAAGGAAATCTGATCTACACAATCAGATAAAATCCATGACACGGGTGGTGATTTTTCTGAAAGAAACAGATCAGAATCAatcagaattttgtttctttaagtatATCACACTGTTGACAGCTTCAGTAAACTTAGCTATGTGACTACCATAGGCAGAGCACCAGGAGAGGCACTAATACAATATAGAA
Protein-coding sequences here:
- the CSGALNACT2 gene encoding chondroitin sulfate N-acetylgalactosaminyltransferase 2 isoform X4, which gives rise to MPRRGLILQTRTHWLLLGLALLCSLILFLYLLECAPQTDGNASLPGIVGENYGKEYYQALLQEQEEHYQTRATSLKRQIAQLKQELQEMSEKMRSLQERKNVGANGIGYQGNKEQAPSDLLEFLHSQIDKAEVSIGAKLPSEYGVIPFESFTLMKVFQLEMGLTRHPEEKPVRKDKRDELIEVIEAGLEVINNPDEDDEQEDEDGPLGEKLVFNENDFIEGYYRTERDKGTLYELFFKKADLTEYRHVTLFRPFGPLMKVKSEMIDITRSIINIIVPLAERTEAFAQFMQNFSESNFHNYTLVSLNEEFNRGRGLNVGARAWDKGEVLMFFCDVDIYFSAEFLNSCRLNAEPGKKVFYPVVFSLYNPAIVYANLDVPPPVEQQLVHKKDSGFWRDFGFGMTCQYRSDFLTIGGFDMEVKGWGGEDVHLYRKYLHGDLIVIRTPVPGLFHLWHEKRCADELTPEQYRMCIQSKAMNEASHSHLGMLVFREEIETHLHKQAYRTNSESVG
- the CSGALNACT2 gene encoding chondroitin sulfate N-acetylgalactosaminyltransferase 2 isoform X1, with protein sequence MPRRGLILQTRTHWLLLGLALLCSLILFLYLLECAPQTDGNASLPGIVGENYGKEYYQALLQEQEEHYQTRATSLKRQIAQLKQELQEMSEKMRSLQERKNVGANGIGYQGNKEQAPSDLLEFLHSQIDKAEVSIGAKLPSEYGVIPFESFTLMKVFQLEMGLTRHPEEKPVRKDKRDELIEVIEAGLEVINNPDEDDEQEDEDGPLGEKLVFNENDFIEGYYRTERDKGTLYELFFKKADLTEYRHVTLFRPFGPLMKVKSEMIDITRSIINIIVPLAERTEAFAQFMQNFRDVCIHQDKRIHLTVVYFGKEGLSKVKSILESVTSESNFHNYTLVSLNEEFNRGRGLNVGARAWDKGEVLMFFCDVDIYFSAEFLNSCRLNAEPGKKVFYPVVFSLYNPAIVYANLDVPPPVEQQLVHKKDSGFWRDFGFGMTCQYRSDFLTIGGFDMEVKGWGGEDVHLYRKYLHGDLIVIRTPVPGLFHLWHEKRCADELTPEQYRMCIQSKAMNEASHSHLGMLVFREEIETHLHKQAYRTNSESVG
- the CSGALNACT2 gene encoding chondroitin sulfate N-acetylgalactosaminyltransferase 2 isoform X7; translation: MPRRGLILQTRTHWLLLGLALLCSLILFLYLLECAPQTDGNASLPGIVGENYGKEYYQALLQEQEEHYQTRATSLKRQIAQLKQELQEMSEKMRSLQERKNVGANGIGYQGNKEQAPSDLLEFLHSQIDKAEVSIGAKLPSEYGVIPFESFTLMKVFQLEMGLTRHPEEKPVRKDKRDELIEVIEAGLEVINNPDEDDEQEDEDGPLGEKLVFNENDFIEGYYRTERDKGTLYELFFKKADLTEYRHVTLFRPFGPLMKVKSEMIDITRSIINIIVPLAERTEAFAQFMQNFRDVCIHQDKRIHLTVVYFGKEGLSKVKSILESVTR
- the CSGALNACT2 gene encoding chondroitin sulfate N-acetylgalactosaminyltransferase 2 isoform X3, whose translation is MPRRGLILQTRTHWLLLGLALLCSLILFLYLLECAPQTDGNASLPGIVGENYGKEYYQALLQEQEEHYQTRATSLKRQIAQLKQELQEMSEKMRSLQERKNVGANGIGYQGNKEQAPSDLLEFLHSQIDKAEVSIGAKLPSEYGVIPFESFTLMKVFQLEMGLTRHPEEKPVRKDKRDELIEVIEAGLEVINNPDEDDEQEDEDGPLGEKLVFNENDFIEGYYRTERDKGTLYELFFKKADLTEYRHVTLFRPFGPLMKVKSEMIDITRSIINIIVPLAERTEAFAQFMQNFRDVCIHQDKRIHLTVVYFGKEGLSKVKSILESVTSESNFHNYTLVSLNEEFNRGRGLNVGARAWDKGEVLMFFCDVDIYFSAEFLNSCRLNAEPGKKVFYPVVFSLYNPAIVYANLDVPPPVEQQLNENEHIERGRPENKTVVRGFPAGAVVKNPPANAEDTGSSPGPGRSHMLQSQARAPQLLSLCSRAREPQLLSLSATTAEAHAPRARAPQQEKPPQWRSLRTTTKGSPCLPQLEKSL
- the CSGALNACT2 gene encoding chondroitin sulfate N-acetylgalactosaminyltransferase 2 isoform X2, translating into MPRRGLILQTRTHWLLLGLALLCSLILFLYLLECAPQTDGNASLPGIVGENYGKEYYQALLQEQEEHYQTRATSLKRQIAQLKQELQEMSEKMRSLQERKNVGANGIGYQGNKEQAPSDLLEFLHSQIDKAEVSIGAKLPSEYGVIPFESFTLMKVFQLEMGLTRHPEEKPVRKDKRDELIEVIEAGLEVINNPDEDDEQEDEDGPLGEKLVFNENDFIEGYYRTERDKGTLYELFFKKADLTEYRHVTLFRPFGPLMKVKSEMIDITRSIINIIVPLAERTEAFAQFMQNFRDVCIHQDKRIHLTVVYFGKEGLSKVKSILESVTSESNFHNYTLVSLNEEFNRGRGLNVGARAWDKGEVLMFFCDVDIYFSAEFLNSCRLNAEPGKKVFYPVVFSLYNPAIVYANLDVPPPVEQQLQNENEHIERGRPENKTVVRGFPAGAVVKNPPANAEDTGSSPGPGRSHMLQSQARAPQLLSLCSRAREPQLLSLSATTAEAHAPRARAPQQEKPPQWRSLRTTTKGSPCLPQLEKSL
- the CSGALNACT2 gene encoding chondroitin sulfate N-acetylgalactosaminyltransferase 2 isoform X6, with protein sequence MPRRGLILQTRTHWLLLGLALLCSLILFLYLLECAPQTDGNASLPGIVGENYGKEYYQALLQEQEEHYQTRATSLKRQIAQLKQELQEMSEKMRSLQERKNVGANGIGYQGNKEQAPSDLLEFLHSQIDKAEVSIGAKLPSEYGVIPFESFTLMKVFQLEMGLTRHPEEKPVRKDKRDELIEVIEAGLEVINNPDEDDEQEDEDGPLGEKLVFNENDFIEGYYRTERDKGTLYELFFKKADLTEYRHVTLFRPFGPLMKVKSEMIDITRSIINIIVPLAERTEAFAQFMQNFRDVCIHQDKRIHLTVVYFGKEGLSKVKSILESVTSCGHSLRVQLWPAILLESFN
- the CSGALNACT2 gene encoding chondroitin sulfate N-acetylgalactosaminyltransferase 2 isoform X5, which produces MPRRGLILQTRTHWLLLGLALLCSLILFLYLLECAPQTDGNASLPGIVGENYGKEYYQALLQEQEEHYQTRATSLKRQIAQLKQELQEMSEKMRSLQERKNVGANGIGYQGNKEQAPSDLLEFLHSQIDKAEVSIGAKLPSEYGVIPFESFTLMKVFQLEMGLTRHPEEKPVRKDKRDELIEVIEAGLEVINNPDEDDEQEDEDGPLGEKLVFNENDFIEGYYRTERDKGTLYELFFKKADLTEYRHVTLFRPFGPLMKVKSEMIDITRSIINIIVPLAERTEAFAQFMQNFRDVCIHQDKRIHLTVVYFGKEGLSKVKSILESVTSESNFHNYTLVSLNEEFNRGRGLNVGARAWDKGEVLMFFCDVDIYFSAEFLNSCRLNAEPGSQKGFWLLARFWLWNDLSVSIRFPDHWWI